One part of the Nitrosophilus kaiyonis genome encodes these proteins:
- a CDS encoding HIT family protein has protein sequence MEHIDCPFCNPSKEDIVMKNELCYARFDKYPVSNGHLLIIPFRHFDNYFDATKEEKIAIINLIDNAKNFLDNEYKPDGYNIGVNVGYTSGQTIMHVHIHLIPRYKGDIENPRGGVRGVIPEKRIY, from the coding sequence ATGGAACATATAGATTGTCCTTTTTGCAATCCATCAAAAGAAGATATAGTTATGAAAAATGAGCTTTGCTATGCAAGGTTTGACAAATATCCAGTAAGTAATGGACATCTTTTAATAATCCCTTTTAGACATTTTGATAATTATTTTGATGCAACAAAAGAAGAAAAAATAGCAATTATAAATCTAATTGACAATGCAAAAAATTTTTTAGATAATGAATATAAACCAGATGGCTATAATATAGGTGTGAATGTAGGATATACTTCAGGACAAACCATAATGCACGTTCATATTCATTTAATTCCAAGATATAAAGGAGATATTGAGAATCCAAGAGGCGGAGTTAGAGGAGTTATTCCTGAAAAAAGAATTTATTAG